CCCCGGAGCTGGCAGGCGCCGGCGTCTGACGCCGTCCACCACAGCCGCAGCAGCCCGATCCCCTTCGCCTGGAACGGTGTGTGATGTCGCAGAGTGACAGGGAAACCTCGGCCCGGATCGACGACAGCGGACGGGGTGCCGCGCTGGACGAGGTCCACCGACATCGAGTGCTCGTCGAGTTCAACGACACCGCCGCCGACTACCCGAGGGATCGGTGCCTGCACGGGCTGTTCGCCGACCGTGTCCGGCGGGCGCCGGACGACCTGGCGGTGGTGTGCCGGGGAACCCGACTGACGGCACGCGAGTTGGACATCCGGGCCAACCGGTTGGCCAACGAGCTCGTCGCCAGGGGCGTGGGACCCGAGGTGCTCGTCGGGTTGTGCCTGGAACGCGGCATCGACCTGGTGATCTCGGCCTTGGCCGTGCTCAAGGCGGGCGGCGCCTACGTGCCGCTGGACCCGAACTATCCGGCCGACCGGCTCGGCATGATGCTGACCGATACCGCCGCGCGACTGGTGCTCACCGAACGACGGCTCGCCGGTCGGGTACCCGACTCGGCAGCCACCGTGCTGTATCTCGACGAGGAGCAGCAGGCCATCGAGCAGGCCTCGGCCGCCGCGCCCTCGGTCGTCGTCGGGCCGCAGAATCTCGCCGTCGTGCTGTACACCTCGGGCTCGACCGGGGTGCCCAAGGGCGCGATGCTCAGCCACCGCAGCCTGGTGCGGCTGGTGCGGCCCGGCGGGATCATCGACTTCGGTCCGGACGAGGTGTCCGGCATGCTGGCCTCGCCGTCCTTCGACGCCTCGGCCTTCGAGATGTGGAACGCGCTGCTGGGAGGGGCGGGACTGGCCGTGTATCCGGCGGGCACGCCGTCGGCGGATCAGCTTCGCGAGTTCCTCACGGACAACGACGTCACCACGATGGTGTTCACCACCGGCTTCTTCCACGCGCTGGTGGACTCCGGCGTGTCGGTCCTCGACGGATTGCGGCAGATCGTGGTCGGCGGCGAGGTGCTCTCGCCCGTGCACTGCGCGAAGGCCACCGACCGGCTACCCGGCCTGCGGATCGCCAACGTCTACGGCCCGACGGAATGCGGCTCGGTGACCTCCTTCGCGGTGTTCGACCCCGAGGTCGGCACCGCGCAACCCCTGCCCATCGGCTCGCTGCTGGCCAACACCAGGGTGGTGCTGTTGGACGACTCCCTGGCACCGGTGCCCGTCGGCGAACCCGGCGAGGCCTATATCGCGGGCGATGGTCTGGGCCGAGGCTTCTTGACCGGTGCGGGGCTCAGCGCGGAACGCTTCGTCGCCAATCCGCACGGCGCGCCGGGCGAGCGGATGTACCGCACCGGTGACCTGCTCCGGTGGCGCTCAGACGGCGTCCTGGAGTTCGTCGGCCGGGTCGACGACCAGGTCAAGGTCCGTGGGTTCCGCATCGAACTCGGCGAGATCGAGAACGTCCTGGCGCAGCGGCCCGGCGTGGCGGCGGCGGTCGTGCTGGTCCGGGAGGATCAGCCGGGCCTGCGTCGACTCGTCGGATACGTGGTGGGCGACGCGGGCGAGACGCTCGACGGTGACGTGCTGCGCGAGCAGCTGGCCGCCTCGATGCCGGAACATCTGGTGCCCTCGGCGATCGTGGTCCTGGACCGATTCCCGTTGACGCCCAACGGCAAGGTCGACCGCCGATCGCTGCCCGCCCCCAGCGCCCCGGCGGAACCGGCTGCCAGCTTCCAGGCGCCCACGACCGCCGCCGAACGACTGCTGGCCGAGGTGTGGTCGGAGGTCCTCGGCGTCGAACAGGTGAGCATCTCCGACGACTTCTTCGCCGACCTGCACGGCGACTCCATCCTGGCGATGCGGATGCTCTCCAAGGCGCGCGCGGTCTCCGGCGCCGACCTGCCCGCGCGTGCGCTGTTCGACTCGCCCACGATCGCGGCGCTGGCGGTGCTGCTGCCGGCCGAGACCGTCGGGGGCGACGAGGCGACGCCGATCCCGGCGGTGCGCCGAGATGGTCCGCTGCCGTTGTCCAGCGCGCAACGCCGGATGTGGATCCTGGAGGAGATCGAGCCGGACGGCATCGACTACAACACCACCGCGGGCGTGCGGTTGGCAGGACCGCTGGATCCGGCCGCGTTGAAGATCGCCCTGGATCGGTTGGTGGCCCGGCACGAACCGCTGCGCACCACCTTCGCGGTGGGCGACGGGGCGGGGGAGCAGATCGTGCACCCGCACGGCACGGCGGTGTTGGAGATCGTCGATCTGTCCTCGGTGGACCGCGCCGAGCAGGCCTCTGCGGTGGATCGTGCGGTCCGCGCCGAAGCGGCTCGCCCCTTCGATCTGCGGACCGGCCCGCTGTTGCACACGCTGCTGCTGCGGCTGTCGGAGTCCGAGCACCTGATGGTGATCGGGCAACGACACATCATCACCGACGGTTGGTCGGTCGGGCTGGTGGTCGGGGACCTGCTCGCCCTCTATGCCTCGGTGCGCGGCGGGACTCCGGCCGAGCTGCCGTCGTTGCCGGTGCAGTACGCCGACTTCGCGGTGTGGGAGGACGGCAGGCTCGCGGATCGCTCCCTCGACGGCGAACTGGAGTACTGGAAGCGGCGACTGGCCGGGAACCGGCCCTTGGAGTTGCCCACCGACCGGCCCCGCCCGCCCATCCGCACCTCGGCGGGCGCCGACCATCGGTTCCTCGTGCCCGCCGAGGTGGTCGACGGGCTCACCGAACTCGGCCGTGGCCACAACGCGACCCTGTTCATGACCCTGACGGCCACCGTGCAGGTGTTGTTGGCCCGCTACAGCGGACAATCCGATGTCACCATCGGTACGGTCTCCGCAGGTCGGGACCGTGCCGAACTCGAGAACCTGTTGGGGTTCTTCGTTCGGACCCTGGTGTTGCGTTCGGAGGTCACGCCCACACTGTCCTTCGCCGATCTGCTGGACGACACCCGCGAGACGGTGCTCGGGGCCTTCGCACATCAGGAGGTGCCCTTCGACCGGTTGGTCGACGCGCTGGCCACCGAACGCGATCCCAGCCGCACCCCGCTGTTCCAGGTCATCGTGGCCCTGCAGAAGCCGTTCGTGGCGACGACGCGGATCGCGGACCTGCTGGTCGAGGAGTTCCCGTTGCCGAAGGTGGCGGTGCCCTTCGACCTGTTCATCGAGTTCTGGCCGCAGGGCGACACGCTCGAAGCAGTGATCAACTACAACACCGACCTCTTCGACGCCACGACGATCGAGCGGATGGGGACACATCTCTCGACGCTGCTCGCCTCGGTCGTCGCCGATCCGGCGACACCGGTGTCCCGATTGCCGATGCTCACCGAGGCCGAGCGCGGACGACTGCTGAGCGGGCACCAGCCGGAACCGCTCGCCCTCGGCGCGGCGGATGGGCAGCCGCCGACCGAGGAGACCGTCCCGACGGCTTTCCTGCGCCAGGTCCGCCGCACGCCGGATGCCGTCGCACTGGTAGCCGACGGGGTGTCGTGGACCTACGCCGAACTGGCGGCCCGCGCGATGCGACTGGCCGAGCGGCTGCGCACGGCGGGCGTGGGCGTCGAGCAGCCCGTTGCGCTGTTGATGGACCGCTCCCCGGCCGTGGTGGTGGCCGAACTGGCGATTCTGGTGGCGGGAGGTGCCTACCTGCCGTTGGATCTGCGCGCGCCGGTACCCAGGCTGCGGGCGCTGCTCGCCGACGCGAGCCCCGAGGTGTTGATCACCAGCGGCGATCGTCGGTCGATGGCCGAGCAGATCCACGACGGCCCGATCATCGTGCTGGAAGACCGGGAGCCGATCGAGGAACCGGCCGTGTCGGATCTCGGGCGGACACCCGCGATCGTGCACGCCGACAATCTCGCCTACATCATCTATACCTCCGGCTCCACCGGCTCACCCAAGGGCGTGGCCGCCCGACATCGAGACGTGCTCACCCTGGCGGCGCACCGGGACTACTCCGGTGGGGCTCATCGTCGAATCCTGCTGCACTCGGCGTCGGCCTTCGATGCCGCGACCTACGAGACCTGGGTTCCATTGCTCACCGGCGGATCGATCGTCGTCGCCCCACCGAGCGACCTCGACGCCGACGGGGTGCAGCGGTTGATCGCCGAGCACGGGGTCACCGCGCTCTTCCTCACCGCAGGGCTGTTCCGGCACTTCGCGGAGCACGCACCGCACTGCCTGGCCGGGGTCGAGGAAGTCTGGGCGGGCGGTGACGTGGTGCCCGCATCGGCCGTGCGTCGAGTGCTCCAGCACTGCCCCGGACTGACCGTCGTCGACGCCTACGGGCCGACCGAGACCACCACCTTCGTCCTGACCCATCGCATCGGCGCGGCCGCCGAGATCCGACGCGAGGTGGTGCCCATCGGCCTGCCGATGGACGGGGTGCGTGCCTTCGTGCTCGACCCGATGCTGCAACCCGTGCCGGTCGGAGTCGCGGGCGAGCTGTACCTCGCGGGTGCGGGCGTGACCAGGGGCTACCTCAACGCCCCCGCTGCCACCGCGCAACGATTCGTCGCCGACCCCTTCGCCGCCGACGGTTCCCCGATGTATCGCGCCGGCGACCTGGTTCGCTGGCGGGACTCGGTGGGGCGGGACGGTCGCGAGATCGAGTTCGTCGGCCGGGTCGACGATCAGATCAAGATCCGCGGTTTCCGGATCGAGCCCGGCGAGGTGGAGGCCGCGCTGACCCGACTGCCCGGCGTCGACGAGGCACTCGTGTTGATCCGACACCGCGACGGCCGAGCGCAACTCATCGGCTACCTGGTCGCGGCGCATGGGATCACCCTCGATCACGCTGCGCTGGCAGGCGAACTCGGCCATGTGCTGCCCACCTACATGGTGCCCACGGCGTTCGTCACCATGGACGAGCTTCCACTGACCACCAACGGCAAGGTCGATCGCGCCGCGCTGCCGCTGCCCGCCGCACCGGACTCGGTCGGGACCGTCGAGCCGCGCACCGAATTGGAGCGCACCCTGGCCGAGATCTGGGCCGAGCTGCTGGGCGTCCCGAAGGTCGGAGTCGAGGACAACTTCTTCGCGCTGGGCGGCGATTCGATCCTGGCGCTGCAGGTGGTGTACCGCGCCAGGAGTCTCGGGTTGGTGGTCACCTCTCGGGACCTGTTCCGAGGGCAGACCGTCGCCGCACTCGCCGCCGAGGTCGCGTCCTCCACCGCACCGGTCGCCGAACAGGGCGCCGTGAGCGGCACGGTGCCGTTGACCCCGATCCAACGATGGTTCTTCGAGATCCGGGACACGAACCCGGACCGCTTCAACCAGACCGTGCGGGTGGAACTCGCTGGTTCGGTGAATCGGCAGGCCTTGCGGGCGGCGATGCAGGCGGTGCTCGACAAGCACGACGCGCTGCGGATGCGTTTCGAACGGGTCGACGGGCGGTGGCGGCAGTACAACGCGGTCGTCGAGGAGACCGAGGTTCTGCGTTTCGTCGACGCCACGGTGGCCACGGATGGATCCGAGCCGCCCGGCGGCTCCGAGTTACCCGAACAGCTCGACGGCCGGATCGCGGCCGAGACGGCGGCGCTGGCGTCCAGAGTGGACATCGGCACCGGGCCGCTGATCGCGGGCACCGTCCTCGACCACGAACCGCGACCCCTGTTGTTGCTGGCCGCACACCACCTGGCCGTGGACGGCGTCTCTTGGCGGATCCTGCTCGCCGACCTGGCGACCGGCTACCGGCAGGCCTCGGCCGGACTGCCGATCGAACTCGGTGCGAAGACCACCTCGTTCCGGGACTGGGCCCTGAATCTGACGCGACTGGCCGAGCAGGAGGGATTCGCCGCCGAGCGCGAGTACTGGAGCATGGTCGCCTCGACCGATCGGCCGCGCTTGCCGGTGGATCTCGACGGCGCCAACACCGCGGGCTCGGCCCGCACCGTGGTCAGCGGGTTGAGCGTCGAGAACACGGCAGCGTTGTTGCGCGACGTGCCCTCGGCCTACCGGACCCGGATCAACGATGTGCTGCTCACCGCGTTCGGTCGGACGATGGCCGAGTGGACCGGAGCGGACCGGGTGCTGCTCGATCTGGAGGGCCACGGTCGGGAGGACCTCTTCGACGGGGTCGATCTCACCGGCACCGTCGGCTGGTTCACCAGCATGTTCCCCGTTTCGTTGGCGGTCGATGCGTCGGAGGGACCGGACACCGGCGACCCGACCGCAGACTGGGCGCCACTGCTCAAATCCGTGAAGGAACAGCTGCACGCCATCCCCGGCAACGGGCTGGGATACGGGGCGCTGCGGTACCTCGCCACCGACCGACCGGCCGCCGAGTCCGAACCACAGATCAGCTTCAACTATCTCGGCAAGATCGACGGCGCCGAGAGCACCGAGGAGTCGCTCTACCACTCCGGCGACCTCGAACTCGACCTCGACGAACCCGCCGACGCCCTGCGACCGCACCTGCTGGATCTGGTCGGCCGCATCCGCGCAGGCCGCCTGGAATTCCACTGGGTCTACTCCGACCAGATCCACCACGAGACCACGGTGCGCGAGTTGGCCCGTCGGTTCATCGAGGCACTGACCGAGTTGATCGGGCACTGCACCAGCCCCGGTGCGGGCGGGCGCACCCCGTCGGACTTCCCGTTGGCGGGCCTGGACCAGCCGACCGTGGACCGGATCGTCGGCGACGGCCGCAGCGTCGAGGACATCTATCCGCTCACCCCGATGCAGAGCGGGATGCTCTTCCACAGCCTGCTGGACGACCACGGCGGGCTGTACTTCGAACAGACCTCGCTGCTGATCGACGGCATCACCGACCCGGAGCTGTTGGCGGCAGCCTGGCAGCGCACCGTGGCCCGCACCCCGGCGCTGCGCACCGAGATCGCCATCCACGACCTACCGCATCCCGTACAGGTGGTGCGCTCCGCCGCCCGGCTCCCCGTCCGACAGCTGGACTGGCGCGAGCTGGACACCTCGGCCGCGCAGCATGCCGCCGAGGAGTACCTCGCCGAGGACACCGCGCGTGGTCTCGACCTCGCACAGGCGCCGTTGATGCGCCTGGCGATCGCCCGACTCACCGACCGCCGAGTCCGGCTGTTCTGGACCTTCCACCACACCCTGTTGGACGGGTGGAGCGTGCAGCGCGTCCTCGGGGACGTGTTCGGCGAGTACGCCGCGCTCGTCGACGACACGTCCTTCGTCCCGCCGGTACGCAGGCCGTTCCGAGACTATCTGGATTGGTTGAGCCACCGCGACGAACAGGCCGCACGCGTCTACTGGAGTGGTGTGCTGGCCGATCTGGAGTCGCCGACCGCGCTGCCCTTCGACCATCCGAGGATCGAGCAACGCCGCGCCCCGGTGTCGGCCGAGTATCTCCTGGAACTTCCCGCCGAGGTCTCCGAGAACCTGCACACGGTGGCCAGGAAGGCGGAGATCACCCTGAACACCCTGGTCCAGGGTGTGTGGGCCGTGCTGCTGTCGCTCTACAGCGGATCGTCCGACGTCTGCTTCGGCGCCACGGTCTCCGGCAGGCCCACCGAATTGGCAGGCGCGGACTCGATCGTCGGACTGTTCATCAACACCCTGCCGGTTCGGGTGTCGGTGGATGCCTCGGCGCGGCTGGGCGACTGGTTGCGGACGATCCAGGCCGAGCAGGCGGAGTCCCGAGGCCACGAGCAGGTGTCCCTGGCCGAACTGCGCGGCTGGAGTGCGCTGCCCGGCGGTGTCGACCTCTTCGACAGCATCGTAATCTTCGAGAACTACCCCTTCGACCGGGGGATGGCCCGCGAACACGGCATCGAGCTGCTGGACATCGCCTCCGACAGCGGGACCAACTATCCGCTCAACGTGATCGCCTATCCGGGCAGGCAGCTGTCGCTGCTTCTCAACTATGACACGGCCCTGTTCGACGAGTCCACCATCGAGCGGCTCGCAGGCCACCTGCGGACCCTGTTCGACGCGGTGATCACCCGCCCGGACGCCCCGGTGCGCGAGTTGCGGCTGCTCACCGAGGGGGAGCGCGGGCAGTTCGTCGCATGGAACGACACCGACACCCCGCTGTCCGAGGGCCACAGCGTGCACGGTCTCTTCGCCGCCCAGGCCCGCCGAAGCCCGGACGCGCTCGCGCTTACCTCCTCGACGGTGCGATTGACCTACGCGGAGCTGGAGGCCAGGGCGAACCGACTGGCGCACCGGCTCATCGGCCTCGGCGTCGGCCCGGACGTCGCGGTGGCCATCTGTCTGGAACGCGGCGTCGACGTGGCGGTGGCCGCGTTGGCGGTGCTCAAGGCGGGCGGGGCGTATGTGCCCCTGGACCCGGATATGCCCTCGGCCCGGTCCGCCTTCGTGGTCGCCGACACCGGGGCGCCCGTGGTGGTGACCCAGCGCAGCGTGCGGATCGACTGGGCGGAGTCGGTGGCGGTGGTCCGGCTCGACGAGGACTGGCTGGCGCTGGCGGAGCTGCCCGACACCCCGCCTGTCACCGAGGTGCGCCCCGACAACCTGGCCTACGTGATCTACACGTCCGGTTCCACCGGGGCACCCAAGGGCGTGATGGTCTCGCATCGCAACGCGGTCGCGCTCTTCGACTGGCAACAGCGGGTGTATGACATCGGCGCCGAGGACCGGACCTGTCTGCTGGCCGCCCTGAGCTTCGACGCCTCGGTCTGGGAACTCTGGCCGTACTTCCTGGCGGGGGCGCGGGTGGACGTGCCGGATCCCAAGATCCTCGGTGACGCCGCCGCGATGGCCGCCTGGTTCGTCGACAACGGCACCACGGTGTGCTTCCTGCTCGCCGCGCGGGTGGACGCGCTGTTCGACGAGCCGCTGTTCCCCGCGACCAGGCTTCGACTGATCCTGACCGGCGGCGACACCGTGCGGCGGCGACCCGCAGCGGGCACGACACCCCGGCTGTTCAACCACTACGGCGCCACCGAGATGACGGTGGTCTCCACCTACGGCGAGGTTCTCCAGGAGGGACGGCAGACCTCCGACCGGCTGCCCGACGTCGGCATCCCGGTCTTCGGCGACACCGTGCACGTACTGGACCGGCACGGGAACCCGCTGCCGGTCGGGGTGGCGGGCGAGATCCACCTCGGCGGGATCGGCGTCTCCCGGGGCTACCTCAACCAGCCGGGGCTCACCTCGGAACGCTTCGTCGCCGACCCGTTCGGCCCACCGGGATCGCGGCTGTATCGCACCGGCGACCTCGGCAGATGGAACACCGAGGGCAGACTGGAATTCCTGGAGCGGGTGGATGACCAGGTCAAGATCCGAGGCTTCCGGGTGGAGGTCGGCGAGGTCGAGCACGCGATCCTGCGGTTGCCGTGGGTATCCGAGGCCGTGGTGGTGGCGCGCAAGGACGAGGACGGCCACACCAGGCTGATCGGCTACCTGGTGCTCGACCCGGCAGAACGCGACGGGACCGAGGATCCGGTGGTGACCCGGCTCCGGGCGGCCCTTGCCGAGACCCTGCCGGAGTACATGGTGCCCTCGGTGTTCGTGACCCTGGACGAGTTCCCGCTGACCGCCAACGCCAAGATCGACCTCCGGGCCCTACCGGAACCGACGCGGCAGGACCGGTTGGCCACCGAGTACGTGGCGCCCAGGGATCCAACCGAGATCGCCTTGGCCGAGCTGTGGGCCACGGTCCTGGAGGCCGAACGGGTCGGTGTGCATGACGACTTCTTCCAACTCGGCGGCGATTCGATCGTGTGTCTGCGGCTCACCTCACGGATCCGATTGGCCTTCGGGGTGGAGGTCTCGCCGAGGGACGTCTTCGACGCGCCGACCGTGGGCTCCTTCGCCGAGCTGCTTCGCGATCGCATCCTGGCGGACCTGGAACGCGCGGCGCGCGGCTGATCACCGGGAGTAATCACGGTGTGTTCGTGGATGAAGTGACGCACGTCATGTCGCCTAGCGGGCCGAGGTTCGCGTTGATCGGATCTCGGCCCTCGGCGCGCGTACATCGGGGCAGGCTGCGGTGGTAGCGAAGCGCTGACCTGCTTATTCGTCTGCATAGTGCGGAGTCGTCGCCTGATTGCGTGATCTGGTGGCCGCCTGCTCCGGCGGGTGTCCTGCGGGCGTCGAACGAGATCGATAGCGAAAAAACCGCCCCCGCCGATACATAATCATACGTTCGGCTGCATACTCTTCCTATGTCTAAGGTTCTCACGTCCCTGCCCACCGGCGAGCGCGTCGGCATTGCATTCTCCGGCGGCCTTGACACCTCTGTCGCAGTCGGGTGGATGCGCCA
This Actinoalloteichus hymeniacidonis DNA region includes the following protein-coding sequences:
- a CDS encoding non-ribosomal peptide synthetase, encoding MSQSDRETSARIDDSGRGAALDEVHRHRVLVEFNDTAADYPRDRCLHGLFADRVRRAPDDLAVVCRGTRLTARELDIRANRLANELVARGVGPEVLVGLCLERGIDLVISALAVLKAGGAYVPLDPNYPADRLGMMLTDTAARLVLTERRLAGRVPDSAATVLYLDEEQQAIEQASAAAPSVVVGPQNLAVVLYTSGSTGVPKGAMLSHRSLVRLVRPGGIIDFGPDEVSGMLASPSFDASAFEMWNALLGGAGLAVYPAGTPSADQLREFLTDNDVTTMVFTTGFFHALVDSGVSVLDGLRQIVVGGEVLSPVHCAKATDRLPGLRIANVYGPTECGSVTSFAVFDPEVGTAQPLPIGSLLANTRVVLLDDSLAPVPVGEPGEAYIAGDGLGRGFLTGAGLSAERFVANPHGAPGERMYRTGDLLRWRSDGVLEFVGRVDDQVKVRGFRIELGEIENVLAQRPGVAAAVVLVREDQPGLRRLVGYVVGDAGETLDGDVLREQLAASMPEHLVPSAIVVLDRFPLTPNGKVDRRSLPAPSAPAEPAASFQAPTTAAERLLAEVWSEVLGVEQVSISDDFFADLHGDSILAMRMLSKARAVSGADLPARALFDSPTIAALAVLLPAETVGGDEATPIPAVRRDGPLPLSSAQRRMWILEEIEPDGIDYNTTAGVRLAGPLDPAALKIALDRLVARHEPLRTTFAVGDGAGEQIVHPHGTAVLEIVDLSSVDRAEQASAVDRAVRAEAARPFDLRTGPLLHTLLLRLSESEHLMVIGQRHIITDGWSVGLVVGDLLALYASVRGGTPAELPSLPVQYADFAVWEDGRLADRSLDGELEYWKRRLAGNRPLELPTDRPRPPIRTSAGADHRFLVPAEVVDGLTELGRGHNATLFMTLTATVQVLLARYSGQSDVTIGTVSAGRDRAELENLLGFFVRTLVLRSEVTPTLSFADLLDDTRETVLGAFAHQEVPFDRLVDALATERDPSRTPLFQVIVALQKPFVATTRIADLLVEEFPLPKVAVPFDLFIEFWPQGDTLEAVINYNTDLFDATTIERMGTHLSTLLASVVADPATPVSRLPMLTEAERGRLLSGHQPEPLALGAADGQPPTEETVPTAFLRQVRRTPDAVALVADGVSWTYAELAARAMRLAERLRTAGVGVEQPVALLMDRSPAVVVAELAILVAGGAYLPLDLRAPVPRLRALLADASPEVLITSGDRRSMAEQIHDGPIIVLEDREPIEEPAVSDLGRTPAIVHADNLAYIIYTSGSTGSPKGVAARHRDVLTLAAHRDYSGGAHRRILLHSASAFDAATYETWVPLLTGGSIVVAPPSDLDADGVQRLIAEHGVTALFLTAGLFRHFAEHAPHCLAGVEEVWAGGDVVPASAVRRVLQHCPGLTVVDAYGPTETTTFVLTHRIGAAAEIRREVVPIGLPMDGVRAFVLDPMLQPVPVGVAGELYLAGAGVTRGYLNAPAATAQRFVADPFAADGSPMYRAGDLVRWRDSVGRDGREIEFVGRVDDQIKIRGFRIEPGEVEAALTRLPGVDEALVLIRHRDGRAQLIGYLVAAHGITLDHAALAGELGHVLPTYMVPTAFVTMDELPLTTNGKVDRAALPLPAAPDSVGTVEPRTELERTLAEIWAELLGVPKVGVEDNFFALGGDSILALQVVYRARSLGLVVTSRDLFRGQTVAALAAEVASSTAPVAEQGAVSGTVPLTPIQRWFFEIRDTNPDRFNQTVRVELAGSVNRQALRAAMQAVLDKHDALRMRFERVDGRWRQYNAVVEETEVLRFVDATVATDGSEPPGGSELPEQLDGRIAAETAALASRVDIGTGPLIAGTVLDHEPRPLLLLAAHHLAVDGVSWRILLADLATGYRQASAGLPIELGAKTTSFRDWALNLTRLAEQEGFAAEREYWSMVASTDRPRLPVDLDGANTAGSARTVVSGLSVENTAALLRDVPSAYRTRINDVLLTAFGRTMAEWTGADRVLLDLEGHGREDLFDGVDLTGTVGWFTSMFPVSLAVDASEGPDTGDPTADWAPLLKSVKEQLHAIPGNGLGYGALRYLATDRPAAESEPQISFNYLGKIDGAESTEESLYHSGDLELDLDEPADALRPHLLDLVGRIRAGRLEFHWVYSDQIHHETTVRELARRFIEALTELIGHCTSPGAGGRTPSDFPLAGLDQPTVDRIVGDGRSVEDIYPLTPMQSGMLFHSLLDDHGGLYFEQTSLLIDGITDPELLAAAWQRTVARTPALRTEIAIHDLPHPVQVVRSAARLPVRQLDWRELDTSAAQHAAEEYLAEDTARGLDLAQAPLMRLAIARLTDRRVRLFWTFHHTLLDGWSVQRVLGDVFGEYAALVDDTSFVPPVRRPFRDYLDWLSHRDEQAARVYWSGVLADLESPTALPFDHPRIEQRRAPVSAEYLLELPAEVSENLHTVARKAEITLNTLVQGVWAVLLSLYSGSSDVCFGATVSGRPTELAGADSIVGLFINTLPVRVSVDASARLGDWLRTIQAEQAESRGHEQVSLAELRGWSALPGGVDLFDSIVIFENYPFDRGMAREHGIELLDIASDSGTNYPLNVIAYPGRQLSLLLNYDTALFDESTIERLAGHLRTLFDAVITRPDAPVRELRLLTEGERGQFVAWNDTDTPLSEGHSVHGLFAAQARRSPDALALTSSTVRLTYAELEARANRLAHRLIGLGVGPDVAVAICLERGVDVAVAALAVLKAGGAYVPLDPDMPSARSAFVVADTGAPVVVTQRSVRIDWAESVAVVRLDEDWLALAELPDTPPVTEVRPDNLAYVIYTSGSTGAPKGVMVSHRNAVALFDWQQRVYDIGAEDRTCLLAALSFDASVWELWPYFLAGARVDVPDPKILGDAAAMAAWFVDNGTTVCFLLAARVDALFDEPLFPATRLRLILTGGDTVRRRPAAGTTPRLFNHYGATEMTVVSTYGEVLQEGRQTSDRLPDVGIPVFGDTVHVLDRHGNPLPVGVAGEIHLGGIGVSRGYLNQPGLTSERFVADPFGPPGSRLYRTGDLGRWNTEGRLEFLERVDDQVKIRGFRVEVGEVEHAILRLPWVSEAVVVARKDEDGHTRLIGYLVLDPAERDGTEDPVVTRLRAALAETLPEYMVPSVFVTLDEFPLTANAKIDLRALPEPTRQDRLATEYVAPRDPTEIALAELWATVLEAERVGVHDDFFQLGGDSIVCLRLTSRIRLAFGVEVSPRDVFDAPTVGSFAELLRDRILADLERAARG